The following nucleotide sequence is from Roseivirga sp. BDSF3-8.
TCTCCAGCTTGTCCACAATCCGTGATGCATTGGACATTCTGTCCAGCATACGCTCGATAATGAGGTTAATGGTGCTTGGCTTGGGGTGCTGACCTCTAAGTATCCGTAATACGTTATACTGGGCAGCCGTGAGCCCAAACTTTTTAAAAACGACAGCCTGTCGCTCGTTTAGCCAGCTAGATGTATACAGGATATTAATCACTAACTTCTGGTATTCGGATGTGAATTTCTTTTGGTGGATATCATCTTCTATTGCCATACTACTATTTATTAACCTCTCCACATATGCCTGTAAAGATTTGGTTACGTTAATCTAACGCTACTCTACCCGCAAATTGTTTAACGTCCAATTCACAAAACACCATAACGGGGAGGTAAATCAACAAAAGTCTTCGACGAAAATAAACAGAAAAATCCAAACACCAGCCACTAAGGGGCACCAAAGCAAAAAACATTCGCTTTATGAAACGAATGTTTTTGTCAAGCTAAGCTTATTCAGCGGGGAAATTAAATCAGCCGTTGCCTCCTCTATGGCCTCTTCGTTTTTCCATGCGTTTTTTCATGCGCTGATTACGCTTCTCAGCCATTTGGGTGTATTTAGCATCCTGCTCATCGTCAAGTACCGCCAGAATGTCTGAATCGGTTTTCTCTTTCAACGCCTTCATCTGTTCCTTTACAGCGGTACGGTCTACTTCGTCACTCTCTTTGATATTCTCACGAATACCTTTCATCTCCTCATGGCTATCTTCCAGAATAGAGCGGATCTCCTGCTCCTGCTGATCGGTAAGCTCCAGCTTTTCATCCAGCCGTGCGATGTGTTTTTCCATGCGCTCTTCAGGGGAGATGTCTTTACCTCTGTGCCCTCTGCGTCCGCCGTCCTGGGCCATGCCCTGCATGGTCACGAGGCTAATCATTGCGAAAATTATCAGTCCTTTTTTCATAACTTGTTTACTATTAAAATCTGTTTTTCAATTAATTATCTTAGGGTAAGGGGGTAGGTTTTCTCCCCTATTGTTACTGCGCCTAACCTGTCGCATGGCTGCCCTCCTACGGGGTCATAGTCGAGTGTCCAGCTTAATCCGTTTTCGTTTTCGTAAGCAATAATACCGTCAACAAAGGTTCTGGCGCAGCCGGCTTCTGTGTTACGGATGAGGGGTTCCTTCACGGTATAGGAGAAGGTTACCCCTCGCCTGTTGGTGCCGGATGTATTGCCTGTCACCTGGACCTTGTTATCAAATGGGTTGCGGGGGGTGTCTGCGCCCTCCACTACCTGCAGTTGCCTGTTGCTACTCCAGCTTACTGAACCGCGGGCATTGG
It contains:
- a CDS encoding MarR family winged helix-turn-helix transcriptional regulator; the encoded protein is MAIEDDIHQKKFTSEYQKLVINILYTSSWLNERQAVVFKKFGLTAAQYNVLRILRGQHPKPSTINLIIERMLDRMSNASRIVDKLERKNLVVRKQCPSDRRAVDVHISDEGLELLAKIDPVMNNWNDELSVLTEKEAGTLNELLDKVRTSTLFEEKGNKVGKGVKI
- a CDS encoding Spy/CpxP family protein refolding chaperone is translated as MKKGLIIFAMISLVTMQGMAQDGGRRGHRGKDISPEERMEKHIARLDEKLELTDQQEQEIRSILEDSHEEMKGIRENIKESDEVDRTAVKEQMKALKEKTDSDILAVLDDEQDAKYTQMAEKRNQRMKKRMEKRRGHRGGNG